Proteins found in one Sorghum bicolor cultivar BTx623 chromosome 1, Sorghum_bicolor_NCBIv3, whole genome shotgun sequence genomic segment:
- the LOC8055666 gene encoding nudC domain-containing protein 2 isoform X2 gives MAEKLGPEKRHTFVHNGQKVFEWDQTLEEVNMYIELPKGVPTKLFHCTIKASHVEHDLTHPVKTDSSFWTIEDGEMHITLQKREKGKTWSSPIQGQGVLDPYAADQEQKRLMLQRFQEENPGFDFSQAQFSGTCPDPRTFMGGIRSE, from the exons ATGGCGGAGAAGCTGGGCCCCGAGAAGCGCCACACCTTCGTGCACAACG GGCAGAAGGTGTTCGAGTGGGACCAGACGCTAGAGGAGGTGAACATGTACATCGAGCTCCCCAAGGGCGTGCCCACCAAGCTCTTCCACTGCACCATCAAGGCTAGCCACGTCGAG CACGACCTGACGCACCCCGTGAAGACCGACTCGTCGTTCTGGACAATAG AGGATGGTGAGATGCATATCACACTGCAAAAAAGAGAGAAGGGGAAAACATGGTCATCTCCAATACAAGGGCAAGGAGTTTTGGATCCATATGCTGCAGATCAAGAGCAAAAGCGGCTTATGCTCCAAAGGTTTCaggaagag AACCCAGGGTTCGACTTTTCGCAGGCTCAGTTCAGTGGAACCTGCCCTGACCCAAGAACCTTCATGGGAGGAATACGCTCTGAATGA
- the LOC8055666 gene encoding nudC domain-containing protein 2 isoform X1, protein MAEKLGPEKRHTFVHNGQKVFEWDQTLEEVNMYIELPKGVPTKLFHCTIKASHVEVGIRGNPPYLNHDLTHPVKTDSSFWTIEDGEMHITLQKREKGKTWSSPIQGQGVLDPYAADQEQKRLMLQRFQEENPGFDFSQAQFSGTCPDPRTFMGGIRSE, encoded by the exons ATGGCGGAGAAGCTGGGCCCCGAGAAGCGCCACACCTTCGTGCACAACG GGCAGAAGGTGTTCGAGTGGGACCAGACGCTAGAGGAGGTGAACATGTACATCGAGCTCCCCAAGGGCGTGCCCACCAAGCTCTTCCACTGCACCATCAAGGCTAGCCACGTCGAGGTCGGCATCCGCGGCAACCCACCATACCTCAAT CACGACCTGACGCACCCCGTGAAGACCGACTCGTCGTTCTGGACAATAG AGGATGGTGAGATGCATATCACACTGCAAAAAAGAGAGAAGGGGAAAACATGGTCATCTCCAATACAAGGGCAAGGAGTTTTGGATCCATATGCTGCAGATCAAGAGCAAAAGCGGCTTATGCTCCAAAGGTTTCaggaagag AACCCAGGGTTCGACTTTTCGCAGGCTCAGTTCAGTGGAACCTGCCCTGACCCAAGAACCTTCATGGGAGGAATACGCTCTGAATGA
- the LOC8055668 gene encoding uncharacterized protein LOC8055668: MIVTKLRLCGQKITDADMIEKTLSTFHPGNIVLQQQYRNSRYTKYSELSEVLCVAEQQNEVLMNNHYARPTGSIAVPEAHANVAESSRNHKRGRGKGRWKGKKGAMFKVKGKGKPKGRFDPKKERGDHSGEEQGDCYRCGAKGHWSRNCRTPKHLVDLYQQSKNKSKGQHESHFLTKPEARPEKRDDGVVDASGGVRMDESEDNLLDDFDIFGDLQ; this comes from the coding sequence ATGATTGTGACCAAACTGCGTCTATGTGGCCAGAAGATCACTGACGCTGATATGATCGAGAAGACCTTGTCCACCTTCCATCCCGGCAACATAGTACTTCAACAACAGTATAGAAACTCAAGGTACACCAAGTACTCTGAGTTGAGTGAAGTACTATGTGTTGCCGAGCAACAGAATGAAGTTCTCATGAACAATCATTATGCCCGGCCTACTGGTTCCATAGCTGTGCCTGAAGCACATGCCAATGTTGCTGAGAGTTCTCGCAACCACAAGAGGGGCCGTGGAAAGGGAAGGTGGAAGGGGAAGAAGGGTGCCATGTTCAAGGTCAAAGGAAAGGGAAAGCCCAAAGGTAGGTTCGACCCCAAGAAGGAGAGAGGTGACCACAGTggggaagagcaaggagattgCTATAGATGCGGAGCAAAGGGACATTGGTCCCGTAATTGCCGCACCCCCAAACACCTCGTTGACCTTTACCAGCAGAGCAAAAACAAGAGTAAAGGTCAACATGAGTCCCACTTCCTCACTAAGCCTGAAGCTCGGCCGGAGAAGCGCGACGACGGGGTCGTCGATGCAAGTGGAGGCGTTCGAATGGACGAGAGTGAGGACAACCTTCTTGatgactttgatatatttggagACCTGCAGTAA